In uncultured Ilyobacter sp., a genomic segment contains:
- a CDS encoding ferritin gives MNKRVEDALNEQVNREFYSAYLYLSMSSYFSEKNLNGFANFMRVQYQEEVSHGMKIFDYIMERGGRAKLKPIDEVKLDWNDVIAVFEETCDHEKFITDSINSLVDISYEERDHATVNMLQWFIEEQVEEESTVQGLLEQLKMIDGKGAGLFMIDRELMARTFVDATQEA, from the coding sequence ATGAACAAAAGAGTAGAAGATGCACTTAACGAACAAGTCAACAGAGAATTTTATTCTGCCTACCTTTACCTTTCAATGAGTTCTTATTTTTCAGAAAAGAATCTAAATGGTTTTGCAAACTTCATGAGAGTTCAATACCAAGAAGAGGTAAGTCATGGGATGAAAATATTTGACTATATCATGGAAAGAGGCGGAAGAGCTAAGCTTAAACCTATCGATGAAGTTAAATTAGACTGGAATGATGTTATTGCGGTTTTCGAAGAAACTTGTGACCACGAAAAATTTATAACTGATTCTATAAATAGTCTTGTAGACATAAGCTATGAAGAAAGAGATCATGCTACAGTAAACATGCTTCAGTGGTTTATTGAAGAACAAGTGGAAGAAGAGTCAACTGTCCAAGGGTTGTTAGAACAATTAAAAATGATAGATGGTAAAGGTGCCGGTCTTTTTATGATCGACAGGGAACTGATGGCAAGAACATTTGTTGATGCTACGCAAGAAGCATAA
- a CDS encoding Fur family transcriptional regulator: MKLHIEDIGAYLKSHDIKPSYQRMKIFDYLITHRNHPTVDTIYRSLSQEIPTLSKTTVYNTLNLFVEKNIAVVIVIEENETRYDADVDIHGHFKCEKCNTVYDVDIDTKKIDISNLDQFQINEHHLYFKGICKECLKNA; the protein is encoded by the coding sequence ATGAAATTACATATTGAGGATATAGGGGCGTATCTAAAAAGCCATGATATAAAACCCTCATATCAAAGAATGAAGATATTTGACTATCTGATTACCCATAGAAACCATCCCACTGTGGATACTATCTATAGGTCATTATCACAGGAAATACCTACACTCTCAAAAACAACTGTCTACAATACACTAAACCTTTTTGTAGAAAAAAATATAGCAGTGGTTATAGTTATCGAAGAGAATGAAACAAGGTATGATGCAGATGTTGATATCCATGGGCATTTTAAATGTGAAAAGTGTAATACGGTCTATGACGTTGATATAGATACTAAAAAAATTGATATTAGCAATCTAGATCAGTTTCAGATAAATGAGCACCACCTTTACTTCAAAGGGATATGCAAAGAATGTCTTAAAAATGCTTAA
- the truA gene encoding tRNA pseudouridine(38-40) synthase TruA, which yields MKNIKIEYEYDGSGFFGFQRQPSARTVQGEIESALKIVLKDEINLTSSGRTDRGVHAYMQVSNFFTSSKIPLDRLEFAVKNLIPEDIKIHSMKHVSEEFHARFSAKSRAYEYIMGWDRTAFETKYVSGIKGKVDPEKLYNILEPLVGRHNFEGFRLSDCSGKSPVRDISEIRCYPKGENKLAVYIKGNAFLKSQIRIIMGTALAVYFEKRPKNYLINKLKNPDSKDEKIVADGSGLYLCDIEY from the coding sequence ATGAAAAATATAAAGATAGAGTACGAATATGACGGAAGTGGTTTTTTCGGATTCCAAAGACAACCATCTGCTAGAACTGTTCAGGGAGAGATAGAGTCTGCCTTGAAAATAGTTCTAAAAGATGAGATAAACCTAACCTCTTCCGGAAGGACAGACCGAGGAGTTCATGCCTATATGCAGGTATCAAATTTCTTTACCTCTTCAAAGATTCCACTAGACAGACTTGAATTTGCAGTAAAAAATTTAATCCCAGAGGACATAAAAATACACAGTATGAAGCATGTTTCTGAAGAGTTTCATGCTCGTTTTTCTGCCAAGTCAAGGGCGTATGAATATATAATGGGATGGGATCGGACTGCATTTGAGACAAAATATGTGTCAGGTATCAAGGGAAAAGTAGACCCGGAAAAACTTTATAATATTCTTGAGCCCCTTGTCGGTAGGCACAATTTTGAAGGGTTCCGTCTATCGGACTGCTCTGGAAAGAGTCCTGTAAGGGATATTTCTGAGATAAGATGTTACCCTAAGGGTGAAAATAAACTGGCTGTATATATAAAGGGAAATGCTTTTCTAAAATCCCAGATAAGAATAATAATGGGAACAGCCCTTGCCGTATATTTTGAAAAAAGACCTAAAAACTATCTGATAAATAAACTAAAAAATCCAGACAGCAAGGACGAAAAAATCGTAGCTGATGGTTCTGGACTTTATCTTTGCGATATTGAATATTAA
- a CDS encoding N-acetyltransferase has protein sequence MEFIEVHGDDREIIKGILDLENNTFGDNGAIDVWTLKPFVRYGKVFALLENDVVVSAIEFIHKFDSKEMYLFGVSTREEFRGRGCAKELINRSTEYFKEKGMEKISLTVAPENKSAVGLYKKMGYIVENIQNSEYGDGVDRFYMVKKII, from the coding sequence ATGGAATTTATAGAGGTTCATGGAGATGATAGAGAAATAATAAAAGGAATATTGGATCTTGAAAACAACACCTTTGGTGACAATGGTGCAATCGACGTATGGACTCTGAAGCCTTTTGTGAGATATGGTAAGGTTTTTGCTCTGTTAGAAAATGATGTTGTAGTTAGTGCAATAGAGTTTATCCATAAATTTGATTCAAAAGAAATGTATCTTTTCGGAGTCTCAACAAGAGAAGAATTCCGTGGCAGAGGCTGTGCAAAAGAGCTTATTAACAGAAGTACCGAGTATTTCAAAGAAAAAGGCATGGAAAAAATAAGCTTGACCGTAGCTCCTGAAAACAAAAGTGCTGTGGGGCTTTATAAAAAGATGGGATATATTGTTGAAAATATTCAAAATAGTGAATATGGAGATGGAGTAGACCGATTTTACATGGTTAAAAAAATTATCTAA
- a CDS encoding rubrerythrin produces the protein MSIKGTKTEKNLLKAFAGESQARMRYTFFAERAIEEGYEQIAELFLETAENEKEHARRFFSFLDRGDNLEIDAAYPAGYVGNTLQNLKMAAAGEHEEHSELYPTFAKIAQEEGFPEVAAVFRLISRVEVEHENRYLKLAGNIEKNLVFEREDKVRWKCRKCGYVHEGKLALETCPVCNAPKAFFELKESDY, from the coding sequence ATGTCAATCAAAGGAACAAAAACTGAAAAAAATCTTTTAAAGGCTTTTGCAGGGGAATCTCAGGCTAGAATGAGATATACTTTTTTTGCCGAAAGGGCCATAGAAGAAGGATATGAACAAATCGCTGAACTTTTTTTGGAAACAGCGGAAAATGAAAAAGAGCACGCCAGAAGATTTTTCTCATTTTTAGACAGGGGAGACAATTTGGAAATAGATGCTGCATATCCTGCTGGTTATGTGGGAAATACTCTGCAAAATCTGAAAATGGCTGCTGCTGGAGAACATGAAGAACACTCTGAACTTTATCCTACTTTTGCAAAAATAGCTCAGGAAGAAGGATTCCCTGAAGTTGCTGCTGTTTTTAGACTGATCTCAAGAGTAGAAGTAGAGCATGAAAACAGATATTTAAAATTAGCTGGAAATATTGAAAAAAATCTGGTATTTGAAAGAGAAGATAAAGTTCGTTGGAAATGCAGAAAATGCGGATATGTACATGAGGGGAAACTTGCTCTTGAAACTTGTCCTGTATGTAATGCACCAAAGGCCTTTTTTGAACTAAAAGAATCTGATTACTAA